The following is a genomic window from Fundidesulfovibrio soli.
GGCCTCCTCCGGCGCGGTGCTCCAGGTGGTGAGCAAGAACAAGTACGCCATCGCCTACGACGGCTACGCCTACGTGAACAACACCGTGAAGGCCCTGAAGGTCAACGGCGTGCAGGGCGGCGAGAAGTCCGTGGCCGACAAGAGCTACCCGGTCTCCCGCCCGCTGTTCATCATCCTGCCCGAATCCGCCTCCGCCGACGCGAAGAAGTTCGTGGACTTCATCATGGACCCGGCCAAGGGCCAGAAGATCATCGCCGAAGTGGGCTACTTCCCGGTCAAGAAATAGGTTCACAACCTGAAACGGCCCTCCCCCGCGAACCGGGGGAGGGCCTTTTTCGGAGCTTACGTGGCAATCAACAGAAAGCTCAAGGACGACCTGATCCGGTACTTCTTCCTGGTCACGGCCATGATCTCCATCATCGCCCTGGGGCTGATCATGGTCTACCTCTTCCTGGAAGGCCTGCCGCTCTTCAAGACCGTCACCGTGAGCGACTTCCTGTTCGGGCGGTTCTGGTACCCCACGGCCGACCCGGGCGAATTCGGCATCATGCCGCTCATCGTGGCCTCTCTGGCCGTCACCCTGCTGTCGTCCTGCATCGCCATCCCGCTCGGGGTGATGACGGCGGTGTACCTGGCGGAGATCGCCGGGCCGAAGACGCGCAGCATGTTCAAGCCCATGGTGGAGCTCCTGGCCGCGCTGCCCTCGGTGGTCATCGGCTTCTTCGGCATGGTCGTGGTCGCGCCCTTCCTGCAGGACAATTTCGACCTGGCCACCGGCCTGAACATGTTCAACGCCGCCCTGATGCTGGCCTTCATGTCCGTGCCGACGATCTGCTCCGTCTCGGAGGACGCCATCTACGCCGTGCCCCGCGAACTCAAGGAGGCCTCCCTGGCCCTGGGC
Proteins encoded in this region:
- the pstC gene encoding phosphate ABC transporter permease subunit PstC, which encodes MAINRKLKDDLIRYFFLVTAMISIIALGLIMVYLFLEGLPLFKTVTVSDFLFGRFWYPTADPGEFGIMPLIVASLAVTLLSSCIAIPLGVMTAVYLAEIAGPKTRSMFKPMVELLAALPSVVIGFFGMVVVAPFLQDNFDLATGLNMFNAALMLAFMSVPTICSVSEDAIYAVPRELKEASLALGATHWETIRRVVLPASLSGVSTAIILGMSRAIGETMVVLMVAGGAAMVPTSIFSAIRPMPSSIAAEMAEAPFRSDHYHALFAIGVVLFLFTLVFNIIASHIAEKHKQVGAATL